A single region of the Montipora capricornis isolate CH-2021 chromosome 13, ASM3666992v2, whole genome shotgun sequence genome encodes:
- the LOC138030349 gene encoding uncharacterized protein, whose translation MRMVPSMKCCWLSILNWLMVSVLLLAFLENNTEAQQDRSCRTIHLLPVQTGQYFEGHVFMNLTVGKDECEHWCLMENKCVSVNIGSGKSPSNVICELSDSDHCQHPEDLKPRQGWTYRGAKNPCCYNPCLNNGKCLLGYNDKNYACECPPGFAGENCERDVDECLIGIHDCNENATCTNMAGNFNCTCKTGFTGDGRSCSAPTTPPQTHCSSNQFPCRNGRCIPQVWFCDGDNDCGDKSDEPSNCSTPTTPPQIRCSSNQFPCRNGYCIPQRWFCDGDNDCADGSDEPSNCSNCTGKLNNFKKYQDLPTQSAQNVEMFTINGSLFIAFAQYDDGNRDYNVISSSIYKLNESAGNFILHQTIDTIGAWDIEYFMIADKHYIAIANHDHEGICNLNSSVFQWNGHSFELWQNISTSGASSFNFFKIHSELFLAVTNYYDGSSFRINSSIYKWKDNTFEELQEIRTHGAWASTVLTIHNETFIVFANEYNSDSSHSSDVMKWSGKTFVDPKFPQIFGLNVWDLKSFTINDTVFLASAARTGIVIYKWDGEKFVNVNETISKPHYVSTLHTFTMCGQTFLCAAELYRLVLYVHSESEFMSRYQELPQHDIPSGVKSFEYKGHTYLAVANQFGGNSIVYKSGLKWF comes from the exons ATCGTTCTTGTCGAACCATCCACCTTCTCCCAGTACAAACGGGCCAATACTTTGAAGGACACGTGTTTATGAATCTTACCGTTGGTAAAGACGAATGTGAGCATTGGTGTCTCATGGAAAACAAGTGTGtgtctgtcaacattggtagcgGAAAATCTCCAAGCAACGTTATCTGTGAACTTAGTGATTCCGACCACTGCCAGCACCCGGAAGATCTCAAGCCAAGACAGGGTTGGACATACAGAGGCGCAAAG AATCCTTGCTGTTACAATCCATGCCTCAACAATGGAAAGTGTCTTCTGGGATACAATGACAAGAACTATGCCTGTGAGTGTCCACCGGGATTTGCAGGAGAAAACTGCGAAAGAG ATGTAGACGAATGCCTCATcgggatccatgattgcaatgaaaatgcaacttgtacaaatatggctggaaacttcaactgcacatgcaagacaGGCTTTACTGGTGATGGACGATCATGCTCAG ccCCTACAACACCCCCGCAAACACATTGTTCATCCAATCAGTTTCCTTGTCGCAATGGCCGCTGCATCCCGCAAGTATGGTTCTGTGATGGGGACAATGATTGTGGGGATAAAAGCGACGAACCTTCAAATTGCTCTA ccCCTACAACACCCCCGCAAATACGTTGTTCATCCAATCAGTTTCCTTGTCGCAATGGCTACTGCATCCCGCAACGATGGTTCTGTGATGGGGACAATGATTGTGCAGATGGAAGCGACGAACCTTCAAATTGCTCTA ATTGTACAGGCAAACTGAATAACTTCAAAAAATATCAAGACCTGCCAACACAGTCAGCCCAGAATGTTGAAATGTTCACCATTAATGGAAGTTTGTTTATTGCCTTCGCTCAGTATGATGACGGTAATCGTGATTACAATGTAATTTCTAGTAGCATCTACAAACTAAACGAGTCGGCCGGAAATTTTATCCTTCACCAGACCATAGACACCATTGGAGCATGGGACATCGAATACTTTATGATCGCTGATAAACATTACATTGCTATCGCCAATCATGATCATGAAGGTATTTGCAATCTAAATTCTTCCGTTTTCCAGTGGAATGGACACAGTTTCGAGCTTTGgcagaacatttcaacatccGGAGCAAGcagttttaacttctttaaaatacattCGGAACTGTTCCTTGCAGTCACGAATTATTACGATGGAAGTTCTTTCCGTATAAACTCATCCATCTACAAGTGGAAGGACAATACGTTTGAGGAGTTACAGGAAATAAGAACACATGGAGCGTGGGCAAGTACAGTGTTAACAATACACAacgaaacatttattgtttttgcaaacgAGTACAATTCGGATTCTTCCCATTCTTCAGACGTGATGAAATGGTCGGGGAAGACATTTGTCGACCCGAAATTCCCTCAGATCTTTGGCCTTAACGTCTGGGATCTCAAGTCCTTCACAATCAACGATACTGTATTCCTTGCATCGGCGGCAAGGACTGGAATTGTGATTTACAAGTGGGACGGTGAAAAGTTTGTTAATGTGAATGAAACTATTTCAAAGCCACATTACGTTTCGACCTTGCATACGTTTACGATGTGTGGTCAAACGTTCCTGTGCGCGGCCGAACTTTATCGTTTAGTTTTGTATGTGCACTCGGAATCTGAGTTTATGTCCAGGTATCAAGAGCTTCCACAGCACGACATACCATCAGGTGTCAAGTCATTCGAGTATAAAGGTCACACTTACCTAGCAGTAGCAAACCAATTCGGGGGCAACAGCATCGTGTATAAGTCAGGTCTCAAGTGGTTCTAA